A single genomic interval of halophilic archaeon DL31 harbors:
- a CDS encoding molybdopterin binding domain-containing protein (PFAM: Molybdopterin binding~KEGG: htu:Htur_0887 molybdopterin binding domain protein): MDVAIVTVGDEILAGDTRNTNAERLARRLNERGATVVRILTIPDDPALITDVVREWADQFDAVIVGGGLGGTHDDITMDAVADAFDRDLVLEPGVERALLESMADYREIDPDGLDRAELDLDFEAWGATPEGARPLLNPVGLSPGAVVENVYVLPGPPAEFEAMFETVGEEFGGDAVSETLATPAPEASLTEVLAEFREQFDLIIGSYPSREGHNRLKVTGTDAEAVADGVEWLRQHVETVEDSPATE; the protein is encoded by the coding sequence ATGGACGTGGCTATCGTCACCGTCGGCGACGAGATTCTCGCCGGCGACACCCGCAACACTAACGCCGAGCGCTTGGCTCGCCGACTGAACGAGCGCGGTGCAACGGTTGTCCGGATTCTCACGATTCCGGATGACCCGGCGCTCATCACCGACGTGGTCCGGGAGTGGGCCGACCAGTTCGACGCCGTCATCGTCGGCGGCGGGCTCGGCGGCACCCACGACGACATCACAATGGATGCCGTCGCTGACGCGTTCGACCGCGACCTCGTGCTCGAACCTGGGGTTGAGCGGGCGCTCCTTGAGAGCATGGCCGACTACCGCGAAATCGACCCCGATGGCCTCGACCGGGCGGAGCTGGACCTCGATTTCGAGGCATGGGGTGCAACCCCGGAAGGTGCTCGCCCGCTGCTGAACCCCGTCGGTCTCTCGCCGGGCGCCGTCGTCGAGAACGTCTACGTGCTCCCGGGCCCGCCCGCGGAGTTCGAGGCGATGTTCGAGACAGTGGGCGAAGAGTTCGGTGGCGACGCCGTCAGCGAGACGCTGGCGACGCCGGCGCCAGAGGCGTCGTTGACGGAGGTGCTCGCCGAGTTCCGTGAACAGTTCGACCTCATCATCGGGAGCTACCCATCACGCGAGGGCCACAACCGCCTGAAGGTCACCGGAACTGATGCTGAGGCGGTGGCAGACGGCGTCGAGTGGCTCCGCCAGCACGTCGAGACAGTCGAGGACTCCCCGGCCACGGAGTAA
- a CDS encoding Methylmalonyl-CoA mutase domain-containing protein (KEGG: hla:Hlac_0510 cobalamin B12-binding domain protein~TIGRFAM: Methylmalonyl-CoA mutase, C-terminal~PFAM: Cobalamin (vitamin B12)-binding), giving the protein MSTDQEQRTIRCLVAKVGLDGHDRGAHVIARAFRDAGFEVIYSGLHRAPDEIVQAAVQEDVDVLGISILSGAHNTLIPKVIEGLKEYDAFEDTLILVGGIVPDDDKKKLLEAGVAEVFGPGTPMQETVEFVRNNVHQR; this is encoded by the coding sequence ATGAGCACAGACCAGGAACAGCGAACCATCCGGTGTCTCGTCGCCAAAGTCGGCCTCGACGGCCACGACCGCGGGGCACACGTCATCGCACGGGCGTTCCGCGACGCCGGCTTCGAGGTAATCTACTCGGGGCTTCACCGCGCGCCGGACGAAATTGTGCAGGCCGCCGTACAGGAGGACGTCGACGTGCTGGGCATCTCTATCCTCTCGGGCGCCCACAACACGCTCATCCCCAAGGTAATCGAGGGACTGAAAGAGTACGATGCATTTGAGGACACGCTCATCCTCGTCGGCGGCATCGTCCCCGACGACGACAAGAAGAAGCTGCTGGAGGCCGGTGTCGCCGAAGTGTTCGGCCCCGGCACCCCGATGCAGGAGACCGTCGAGTTCGTCCGGAACAACGTTCACCAGCGATGA
- a CDS encoding RDD domain containing protein (KEGG: hmu:Hmuk_3069 RDD domain containing protein~manually curated~PFAM: RDD), which yields MERPSHQPGTHTETFWRRVGAVIVDAILVGIVVGSLAGVVSGNPIRSAWISSVVGAVLTFAYFTYMEATYGQTLGKKLLGLVVVTEAGGDCELDDAVVRNLLRFVDALPFAYLIGAVVIFISDDDQRLGDLAADTVVARTVD from the coding sequence ATGGAACGCCCATCACACCAGCCCGGAACCCACACAGAGACGTTCTGGCGCCGCGTCGGCGCCGTCATCGTCGACGCCATCCTGGTCGGCATCGTTGTCGGCAGTCTCGCTGGGGTCGTTAGCGGGAACCCGATCCGCTCGGCCTGGATTTCGAGCGTGGTGGGTGCGGTGCTGACGTTCGCCTACTTCACCTACATGGAGGCGACGTACGGTCAGACACTCGGCAAGAAGTTGCTGGGGCTGGTCGTCGTGACCGAAGCCGGCGGGGACTGCGAACTGGATGACGCGGTGGTCCGGAATCTGCTCCGGTTCGTCGACGCCCTCCCGTTTGCCTACCTCATCGGTGCCGTCGTCATCTTTATCAGCGACGACGACCAGCGACTGGGTGATTTGGCGGCCGACACCGTCGTCGCCCGAACGGTGGACTGA
- a CDS encoding hypothetical protein (KEGG: hut:Huta_1108 hypothetical protein), whose amino-acid sequence MPEELLFESESRRTRTEIADYLRTVADSLEGGGEVTFRAGSESTAVTPPERPTFEVKVEREGPVDASGELSIELEIEWPEDAESGSSGELEIE is encoded by the coding sequence ATGCCCGAAGAACTCCTGTTCGAATCCGAGAGCCGCCGAACCCGCACCGAAATCGCCGACTACCTCCGCACCGTCGCCGACTCCCTCGAGGGGGGTGGTGAGGTGACGTTCCGCGCTGGCAGCGAATCCACGGCAGTCACACCACCGGAACGACCGACCTTCGAGGTGAAAGTCGAGCGCGAGGGGCCCGTCGATGCGAGCGGTGAACTCTCGATTGAACTGGAGATTGAGTGGCCTGAAGACGCCGAGAGTGGGAGCAGCGGCGAACTCGAAATCGAGTAG
- a CDS encoding hypothetical protein (manually curated~KEGG: nmg:Nmag_0627 hypothetical protein) yields MVGAVLPGGDNPGQADGGTPSATAAPTVSPTASPTPTAEPTPTPTEAATMTDGGTPSATAAPTASPTASPTPTAEPTPTPTPTPIAAPDGDSYAFSGSGDDVTDSFSTEGGLVVLDFEHGGSSNFQVQAVNSAGDEEYLVNEIGAYDGQVALYLPSDDWRLDITADGSWNADITQPRFNENDIESLPAQADGEYAAWFGPFDFEGSTEVTFVIEDDSQAAVWLATHEGERVDLLHNEIGPYEGTALVTDSGVGLIIVDTDSADWRIEIGG; encoded by the coding sequence GTGGTCGGCGCTGTGCTCCCCGGTGGTGATAACCCTGGCCAGGCCGACGGGGGCACACCGTCTGCGACGGCAGCTCCGACTGTATCCCCCACAGCATCACCGACTCCGACAGCTGAGCCAACGCCGACCCCAACCGAGGCAGCCACCATGACTGACGGGGGCACACCGTCTGCGACGGCAGCTCCGACTGCATCCCCCACAGCATCACCGACTCCGACAGCTGAGCCAACGCCGACCCCAACGCCGACGCCGATTGCAGCGCCGGACGGCGATTCCTACGCCTTCTCTGGGTCGGGGGACGACGTCACCGACTCGTTCAGTACTGAGGGCGGGCTCGTCGTGCTCGACTTTGAGCACGGCGGCAGCTCGAACTTCCAAGTGCAGGCTGTGAATAGCGCCGGTGATGAAGAGTACCTCGTGAATGAGATCGGGGCCTATGACGGTCAGGTCGCGCTCTACCTACCGAGTGATGACTGGCGCCTTGACATCACCGCAGACGGCAGCTGGAATGCGGACATCACTCAGCCGCGGTTCAACGAGAACGATATTGAGTCACTGCCTGCGCAGGCCGATGGTGAATACGCCGCCTGGTTCGGCCCCTTCGATTTCGAGGGGTCCACCGAGGTGACGTTCGTAATCGAGGACGACTCACAAGCAGCCGTCTGGCTGGCGACGCACGAGGGTGAGAGGGTCGACCTCCTGCACAACGAGATCGGACCCTACGAAGGGACGGCGCTGGTGACTGACAGTGGCGTCGGGTTGATCATCGTCGATACGGACTCGGCCGACTGGCGAATTGAAATTGGAGGGTGA
- a CDS encoding amine oxidase (PFAM: Amine oxidase~KEGG: hvo:HVO_0817 flavin-containing amine-oxidoreductase), whose protein sequence is MTEIVVAGGGLAGLVAARRLAAAGHEVTLYEERAELGGRVRSRDVEGFTCDRGFQVLFDSYPAVRDELDLNALDLRRFSPGGVICRPGQRSTLSDPLREPTKLLESALNREITMADKLRTLKLRRRLTSGDWPEFGIPDQSIRTFLQDEGFSSGFIDAFAAPLYGGITLDRSLATSAHIFEYTFRAMSLGSIGVPAEGMAAIPAQLAARARDAGVDVQTGVAVEAVETDGATVTVETTAGAHDPDAVVVATDPQTARDLTAVENIPVEAKSVVTQHYRLPGPALSAGTRIMLNAETQEPNTVAQLSAVAPEYTSDEDVLLVASFVGDYAQDIEAADLVTRTQKTLAAWYPERGFDGLELLATDRIPFAQFAQPPGAHATLPDATDPAGPVYLAGDYTRWSSIQGALESGQRAAEAAAVGLSD, encoded by the coding sequence ATGACCGAAATCGTCGTCGCGGGCGGGGGACTGGCAGGACTGGTCGCCGCCCGACGGCTGGCAGCGGCGGGCCACGAGGTGACGCTGTACGAGGAGCGTGCGGAACTCGGTGGGCGGGTCCGGAGCCGCGACGTCGAGGGGTTCACCTGCGACCGCGGCTTTCAGGTGCTGTTCGATTCCTACCCCGCGGTTCGTGACGAACTGGATCTCAACGCGCTGGATCTGCGCCGATTCTCGCCAGGCGGCGTCATCTGCCGCCCGGGCCAGCGCTCGACGCTCTCGGACCCGCTTCGTGAGCCCACGAAACTCCTCGAATCCGCGCTCAATCGCGAGATAACCATGGCCGACAAACTTCGGACGCTGAAACTCCGGCGACGACTCACGAGCGGCGACTGGCCAGAGTTCGGCATCCCCGACCAGTCCATTCGGACGTTCCTCCAGGACGAAGGGTTCTCTTCGGGGTTCATCGATGCGTTCGCGGCACCACTCTACGGCGGCATCACCCTTGACCGGTCGCTCGCCACCTCCGCCCACATCTTTGAGTACACATTCCGCGCGATGTCGCTCGGGAGTATCGGCGTCCCCGCCGAGGGGATGGCTGCCATCCCCGCCCAGTTGGCAGCGCGCGCCCGCGATGCCGGCGTCGACGTGCAGACTGGTGTGGCCGTGGAGGCGGTCGAAACCGACGGGGCCACGGTCACCGTGGAAACGACTGCAGGCGCCCACGACCCGGACGCCGTCGTCGTCGCAACCGACCCGCAAACCGCGCGAGACCTGACGGCGGTCGAAAACATTCCCGTCGAGGCGAAAAGCGTCGTCACACAACATTATCGGCTTCCGGGCCCTGCGCTGTCTGCTGGAACGCGAATCATGCTCAACGCCGAAACCCAGGAGCCGAACACGGTGGCACAGCTCTCGGCGGTTGCCCCCGAGTACACCTCGGATGAGGACGTACTCCTCGTGGCCTCGTTCGTCGGCGACTACGCACAGGATATCGAGGCGGCGGACCTCGTGACGCGGACCCAGAAGACCCTGGCAGCATGGTATCCCGAGCGCGGGTTCGACGGACTCGAACTGCTCGCGACCGACCGCATCCCCTTCGCACAGTTCGCGCAGCCGCCGGGCGCACACGCGACGCTGCCTGACGCCACAGACCCAGCGGGGCCGGTCTATCTGGCGGGCGACTACACCCGCTGGTCGTCGATTCAGGGAGCGCTCGAGAGTGGGCAGCGCGCTGCCGAGGCCGCCGCAGTCGGGCTGTCGGACTGA
- a CDS encoding peptidase S9 prolyl oligopeptidase active site domain protein (KEGG: hla:Hlac_0581 peptidase S9 prolyl oligopeptidase active site domain protein), whose amino-acid sequence MTTYDIERYLNIRSAHGGSFAPDGERLAFLMNTTGTPQVWTLDGPGQWPVQRTFYEDRITFVDYSPERAELVFGKDQGGNERAQLYTLDTETGEITNRTQRPDAKHRWGGWDSEGERFAFASNRRDNTVFDIYVQDREGTGDDAELVYAGDGWLSLSGWSPSDDRLIIQEAHSSFDQDIHVLDLETGEAEHVTPHDDRARFSSVEWGPAGDSLYLVTDRESDTLRLERLDLETGEYSVVEAGGEWNVGSVSIHHDSRRVAYSRNVDGYTDLTVGDLVEPDRIDPAAEPELPKAVAGGVDWGPDGDRYTVTVTASSENTNIHVVDARSGESQRWTDASTAGIPRETFLEPQLVHYPTFDGREIPSFFSVPDHVPAGGAPVIVDIHGGPESQRRPSFRSLKQYFLNNGYAVFEPNVRGSSGYGKAYASLDDVRNRMDSVKDLKAGVEWLHDHPDVDNDRIVAYGGSYGGFMVLSALTEYPELWAAGIDVVGIANFVTFLENTSDWRRSLREAEYGSLEDDREFLEEISPSNNINNIESPLFVLHGENDPRVPVSEAEQIVEDAREQGVPVRKLIFPDEGHGFSKLENRIEAYSAVVEFLDEHV is encoded by the coding sequence GTGACAACGTACGACATCGAGCGCTATCTCAACATCCGGAGCGCTCACGGCGGGTCGTTCGCCCCGGACGGAGAGCGCCTCGCGTTCCTGATGAACACGACCGGCACGCCCCAAGTGTGGACTCTCGACGGGCCGGGCCAGTGGCCCGTCCAGCGCACCTTCTACGAGGACCGCATCACCTTCGTCGACTACTCCCCCGAACGGGCGGAACTCGTGTTCGGGAAAGACCAGGGCGGCAACGAGCGCGCACAGCTCTACACCCTCGACACGGAGACGGGCGAAATCACCAATCGCACCCAACGGCCAGACGCCAAGCACCGGTGGGGCGGCTGGGACAGCGAGGGCGAGCGCTTCGCCTTCGCTTCGAACCGCCGCGACAACACCGTCTTCGACATCTACGTCCAAGACCGCGAGGGAACAGGTGACGACGCGGAACTGGTCTATGCAGGCGACGGCTGGCTCTCGCTGTCGGGCTGGTCGCCCAGTGACGACCGTCTCATCATTCAGGAGGCTCACTCCAGTTTCGACCAAGACATCCACGTGCTCGATCTCGAGACGGGCGAGGCCGAACACGTCACCCCGCACGACGACCGGGCGCGCTTCAGCAGTGTCGAATGGGGGCCTGCGGGCGACTCGCTCTACCTCGTCACCGACCGGGAATCAGACACCCTCCGTCTCGAACGGCTCGACCTCGAGACGGGTGAGTATTCGGTCGTCGAAGCGGGAGGAGAGTGGAATGTTGGCAGCGTCTCCATCCACCACGACTCTCGCCGGGTCGCCTACTCCCGGAACGTTGACGGCTACACCGACCTCACCGTCGGCGACCTAGTTGAGCCAGACCGAATCGACCCCGCGGCGGAGCCGGAGCTCCCGAAGGCCGTCGCCGGCGGCGTCGATTGGGGGCCGGACGGTGACCGCTACACCGTCACCGTCACTGCGAGTAGCGAGAACACGAACATCCACGTCGTCGACGCCCGTAGCGGCGAGAGCCAGCGCTGGACCGACGCGTCGACGGCCGGTATCCCGCGTGAAACGTTCCTCGAACCGCAGTTGGTCCACTACCCAACGTTCGACGGGCGGGAGATTCCCAGCTTCTTTTCGGTGCCAGACCACGTGCCGGCGGGTGGCGCACCCGTCATCGTCGACATCCACGGCGGCCCCGAGAGCCAGCGCCGGCCATCCTTCCGCTCGCTGAAGCAGTATTTCCTCAACAACGGCTACGCGGTGTTCGAGCCGAACGTCCGTGGCTCCTCGGGGTACGGGAAGGCCTACGCCAGCCTCGACGACGTGCGAAACCGGATGGATTCCGTCAAAGATCTCAAGGCTGGCGTGGAGTGGCTCCACGACCATCCCGACGTCGACAACGACCGCATCGTCGCCTACGGCGGCTCCTACGGCGGCTTTATGGTGCTCTCTGCCCTGACGGAGTACCCCGAACTCTGGGCGGCCGGCATCGACGTGGTGGGTATCGCCAACTTTGTCACATTCCTCGAGAACACCAGCGATTGGCGCCGCTCGCTCCGCGAGGCTGAGTACGGTAGCCTGGAGGACGACCGGGAGTTCCTCGAAGAAATCTCCCCGAGCAACAACATCAACAACATCGAGTCCCCGCTGTTTGTGCTCCACGGCGAGAACGACCCGCGCGTGCCTGTGAGCGAAGCCGAGCAGATTGTTGAGGACGCTCGCGAGCAGGGCGTTCCCGTCCGGAAGCTCATCTTCCCCGATGAGGGTCACGGCTTCTCGAAGCTTGAGAACCGCATCGAGGCCTACTCCGCGGTGGTGGAGTTCCTCGACGAGCACGTCTGA
- a CDS encoding transcriptional regulator, MarR family (KEGG: hbo:Hbor_24020 transcriptional regulator~PFAM: HTH transcriptional regulator, MarR~SMART: HTH transcriptional regulator, Crp), which translates to MSDALADKRTASRFRILAEIAERQPAVSQGEIADAVGVTSQAVSEYIRELTEDGLVEKEGRSRYRVTKEGVDWLFQEAKSLRRYVDHVTEDTLETLQEEAAIATEPIAAGETVSLSLREGLLHATPGEDGPATGVGTTDAEAGTDVGVTGFEGVIDMDPGTVTVYRVPPVRNGGSRGVDEQELRSATADADLVLASGVEAAVALRRVESPPTVTAAAGEVAADAAARGMDSLVAVTRDEVGRVTDALRDGEIEYVVEGA; encoded by the coding sequence ATGAGCGACGCGCTGGCGGACAAACGCACCGCGAGCCGGTTCCGCATCCTCGCAGAGATTGCCGAGCGCCAGCCGGCGGTGAGCCAGGGGGAGATCGCCGACGCCGTCGGCGTCACCAGCCAGGCGGTCAGCGAGTATATCCGCGAACTCACCGAGGACGGACTGGTCGAGAAGGAGGGCCGCTCGCGCTACCGCGTGACCAAGGAAGGCGTCGACTGGCTCTTCCAGGAGGCCAAATCACTGCGCCGGTACGTCGACCACGTCACCGAGGACACCCTCGAGACGCTGCAGGAGGAGGCCGCTATCGCCACCGAACCGATTGCTGCGGGGGAGACGGTCTCGCTCTCGCTCCGAGAGGGGTTGCTCCACGCCACCCCGGGCGAGGATGGCCCCGCAACAGGTGTTGGGACGACGGACGCCGAGGCCGGCACAGATGTTGGCGTCACGGGCTTCGAGGGCGTCATCGACATGGATCCGGGTACGGTGACGGTCTACCGCGTCCCGCCGGTCAGAAACGGCGGCAGCCGCGGCGTCGACGAGCAGGAACTGCGGTCGGCGACCGCCGATGCTGACCTCGTACTCGCCAGCGGGGTCGAAGCCGCCGTGGCGCTACGCCGAGTCGAGTCACCGCCGACAGTCACCGCCGCGGCGGGCGAAGTGGCCGCCGACGCCGCAGCTCGTGGGATGGATTCGTTGGTCGCGGTCACCCGCGACGAAGTGGGTCGAGTGACTGATGCGCTCCGGGACGGTGAAATCGAGTACGTCGTCGAAGGCGCCTGA
- a CDS encoding NAD-dependent epimerase/dehydratase (PFAM: NAD-dependent epimerase/dehydratase~KEGG: htu:Htur_3192 NAD-dependent epimerase/dehydratase) — protein sequence MPTDALVIGGTRFIGRHLVEELLDHNYAVTTFTRGETTSPFADDDRISAVHGDRTEREDLESARDAVDPDVVIDTCAYFPADVEAATEVFADVDAYVYVSSGSAYDVSGLADGRSDVPMREGETPLMDCTPEQATNEDMETYGPRKAEGDRVVFQAAEEGVNALSVRPMLVYGPHDYTERFAYWTDRVAEYDEVVVPFDGGSLLHRVYVEDVASGLRVAAEEGDPGEAYNVADRNTFSLKQSLELAAAGLDTEVDIVEADRTELAAGDIEPADFPLYVPTPEIVATETLADLGWESTPPAEAVANAAISHREHGLDGTENGPEREAEEKVIAAVRERES from the coding sequence ATGCCGACAGACGCACTCGTCATCGGCGGCACCCGCTTCATCGGCCGCCATCTCGTCGAAGAACTGCTTGACCACAACTACGCCGTCACCACGTTCACCCGCGGCGAAACCACGAGCCCGTTCGCTGACGACGACCGGATCTCGGCGGTCCACGGTGACCGGACCGAACGGGAGGACCTCGAGAGCGCACGCGACGCCGTCGACCCCGATGTCGTCATCGACACCTGCGCGTACTTCCCGGCCGACGTGGAGGCCGCTACGGAGGTGTTTGCCGACGTGGACGCCTACGTCTACGTCTCCTCCGGGTCGGCCTACGACGTTTCGGGCCTCGCGGACGGCCGCTCGGACGTGCCCATGCGCGAGGGGGAGACGCCGCTGATGGACTGTACGCCCGAGCAGGCAACGAACGAGGACATGGAAACGTACGGCCCACGAAAGGCGGAGGGTGACCGAGTTGTCTTCCAGGCCGCCGAGGAGGGGGTCAACGCTCTCTCCGTCCGGCCGATGCTGGTCTACGGCCCGCACGACTACACCGAGCGCTTCGCCTACTGGACCGACCGGGTGGCTGAGTACGACGAGGTTGTCGTCCCCTTCGACGGCGGGAGCCTGCTCCACCGCGTCTACGTCGAGGACGTGGCCAGCGGCCTCCGCGTCGCCGCTGAGGAAGGCGACCCCGGCGAGGCGTACAACGTCGCCGACCGCAACACGTTCTCGCTGAAACAGTCACTCGAACTCGCGGCCGCAGGGCTGGACACGGAGGTCGACATCGTGGAGGCCGACCGGACGGAACTCGCGGCCGGCGACATCGAACCGGCAGATTTCCCGCTCTACGTGCCGACGCCGGAGATCGTCGCCACGGAGACGCTCGCGGACCTGGGCTGGGAGTCGACGCCGCCGGCAGAGGCCGTCGCCAACGCTGCGATCTCCCACCGCGAGCATGGGCTGGATGGAACGGAGAACGGCCCCGAGCGCGAAGCCGAGGAGAAGGTCATCGCCGCAGTCCGCGAACGCGAGTCGTAA
- a CDS encoding heat shock protein DnaJ domain protein (KEGG: hvo:HVO_0814 chaperone~PFAM: Heat shock protein DnaJ, N-terminal~SMART: Heat shock protein DnaJ, N-terminal) yields the protein MPFESSIALPVWLLAGVALGMAVAGLFAGVFAVGERLYPNRGPSGPHVGGDSRRHREIRAFLRAAGERFVEEYELGTTTVAFYLSERDVAITFDAQAYFHLEASDTFVVLCEHEMPGANLGRRLPFEVDDGTVIGNPVTDPVDAAFAALGISRNADVDAVKSAYREQVKDVHPDQGGDEDAFKELREAYTTAKNHAE from the coding sequence GTGCCGTTCGAGTCCTCCATCGCGCTGCCGGTCTGGCTGCTCGCCGGGGTCGCCCTCGGCATGGCGGTCGCCGGGCTCTTTGCTGGCGTCTTCGCCGTCGGCGAGCGACTCTACCCAAACCGGGGGCCCAGCGGTCCACATGTCGGTGGTGACTCCCGCCGCCACCGGGAAATTCGGGCGTTCCTCCGCGCCGCCGGCGAGCGGTTCGTGGAGGAGTACGAACTCGGGACCACGACGGTGGCGTTCTACCTCTCAGAACGGGACGTGGCGATCACCTTCGACGCACAGGCGTACTTCCACCTCGAAGCGAGCGACACGTTCGTCGTGCTCTGTGAACACGAGATGCCGGGGGCGAATCTGGGCCGCCGGCTTCCCTTCGAGGTCGACGACGGCACCGTCATCGGGAACCCCGTCACAGATCCTGTCGACGCAGCCTTCGCCGCGCTGGGTATCTCCCGAAACGCCGACGTCGACGCTGTCAAATCAGCCTACCGCGAGCAGGTAAAGGACGTCCACCCCGACCAGGGCGGTGACGAGGACGCGTTCAAAGAACTCCGGGAAGCCTACACGACAGCGAAGAACCACGCCGAGTAA
- a CDS encoding LAO/AO transport system ATPase (TIGRFAM: ArgK protein~PFAM: ArgK protein~KEGG: hbo:Hbor_23860 lao/ao transporter ATPase~SMART: ATPase, AAA+ type, core): MNATAEKELVEELLAGKHRALARVISKVENRAPGYRDVVSELHSHTGTADVIGITGSPGSGKSTLVDKLAKQYRDRGETVGVIAVDPSSPYTGGAVLGDRIRMASNVGDMEVFFRSMSARGTLGGLSTATADTVKALDAFGKDKIIIETVGAGQNEVDIVRTADTVCVLVQPGSGDDVQMLKAGILEIGDLFVVNKADMDGASRTVADLEEMLHLDRNPAAKLNTGHHDAPEHPDSPEPEEDEAAEYWEPQVLETVAKSGDGVEELIEMLDSHSTWLDETGRREAKAQQRYAAEIQQLLRSDAAELVESELARHGGVDELAERVMQRESDPYTVADEVLAPVRDCVENRSE; the protein is encoded by the coding sequence ATGAACGCGACTGCAGAGAAAGAGCTCGTCGAGGAGCTCCTCGCCGGAAAACACCGCGCGCTGGCCCGCGTCATCTCGAAAGTCGAGAACCGGGCGCCGGGCTACCGGGACGTGGTCTCGGAGCTCCACTCTCACACCGGGACCGCCGACGTGATCGGCATCACCGGCTCCCCCGGCTCCGGGAAATCGACCCTCGTTGACAAACTCGCCAAACAGTATCGCGACCGCGGGGAGACCGTCGGCGTCATCGCCGTCGACCCCTCCTCGCCCTACACCGGCGGCGCCGTGCTTGGCGACCGCATCCGGATGGCGAGCAACGTTGGCGACATGGAGGTCTTTTTCCGCTCGATGTCCGCCCGCGGAACGCTGGGCGGCCTCTCGACGGCGACGGCCGACACCGTGAAAGCTCTCGACGCGTTCGGCAAGGACAAAATCATCATCGAGACGGTTGGCGCCGGCCAGAACGAGGTGGATATCGTCAGAACGGCCGACACGGTCTGCGTGCTGGTCCAGCCCGGTTCGGGCGACGACGTACAGATGTTGAAGGCCGGTATCCTCGAAATCGGCGACCTCTTCGTGGTCAACAAGGCCGACATGGACGGTGCCAGCCGCACCGTCGCGGATTTAGAGGAGATGCTCCACCTCGACCGCAACCCGGCGGCCAAGCTGAACACGGGCCACCACGACGCTCCAGAGCACCCAGACAGCCCGGAGCCCGAGGAAGACGAAGCGGCGGAGTACTGGGAGCCACAGGTGCTCGAAACCGTCGCCAAGAGCGGCGATGGCGTCGAAGAACTCATCGAGATGCTCGATTCGCATTCGACCTGGCTGGACGAGACGGGCCGGAGAGAAGCGAAGGCCCAGCAGCGCTACGCCGCCGAAATCCAGCAGCTGTTGCGGTCTGACGCCGCGGAACTGGTTGAGTCAGAACTCGCGCGCCACGGCGGCGTCGACGAACTCGCAGAACGGGTCATGCAGCGCGAATCCGATCCCTATACGGTCGCCGACGAGGTGCTGGCGCCGGTACGGGACTGCGTCGAAAACCGCAGCGAGTAG